One genomic window of Clostridioides sp. ES-S-0054-01 includes the following:
- the fliP gene encoding flagellar type III secretion system pore protein FliP (The bacterial flagellar biogenesis protein FliP forms a type III secretion system (T3SS)-type pore required for flagellar assembly.): MELLSELPLADVPYTSSMQLFLFLTALMFLPFVMFMMTSFVRIVISLSFLKSALGAQQAIPSQILVGLAIVLTIFIMRPVLNEINEKALQPYMKEEVTMEEAMKEAEGPIKEFLLKQTRQTDLDLFVEQAGLKEKKLTRENIPLSVVVPAFAISELKTAFQIGFLIYIPFLIIDLVVASVLMSMGMFMLPPVMISLPFKLLLFVMVDGWNLIVKTLILGFR, encoded by the coding sequence ATGGAACTATTATCAGAATTACCTTTGGCTGATGTACCATATACAAGTTCAATGCAATTGTTTTTATTTCTAACTGCATTAATGTTTTTACCATTTGTAATGTTCATGATGACAAGCTTTGTCAGAATAGTTATAAGTTTATCGTTTTTAAAATCAGCATTAGGAGCACAGCAAGCAATTCCAAGTCAAATTTTGGTAGGGCTTGCAATAGTATTGACAATATTTATAATGAGACCAGTATTAAATGAGATAAACGAAAAGGCATTACAACCATATATGAAAGAAGAAGTCACTATGGAAGAAGCTATGAAGGAAGCAGAAGGACCTATTAAAGAGTTTTTATTAAAGCAAACTAGACAGACAGACTTAGATTTATTTGTAGAGCAAGCTGGTTTAAAAGAAAAGAAACTAACTCGTGAAAATATACCATTATCTGTTGTAGTTCCAGCATTTGCTATAAGTGAACTAAAAACTGCTTTTCAAATAGGATTTTTAATATATATACCATTTTTGATAATAGACCTTGTTGTGGCAAGTGTTTTGATGTCTATGGGTATGTTTATGTTGCCTCCAGTCATGATATCATTACCATTTAAGTTATTATTATTTGTAATGGTAGATGGATGGAACTTGATAGTAAAAACATTGATATTGGGGTTTAGATAG
- the fliJ gene encoding flagellar export protein FliJ: protein MELDKNFKFRLQKVLDLKMKDEEEIKMEFAKIQQKKIDIETNLENLESNYSKYSISKNNDSIQNQKITINYLLALNNSIMDLSEELDKSTNELEKARKQLIDKQIERKSLEKLKEKKYGQYYKEANLKEQNTNDEFASMSYLRNRQVL, encoded by the coding sequence ATGGAATTGGATAAAAATTTTAAGTTTAGATTACAGAAAGTTTTAGACTTAAAAATGAAAGACGAAGAAGAGATAAAAATGGAATTTGCTAAGATTCAACAAAAAAAAATAGATATAGAGACTAATTTAGAAAACTTAGAAAGTAATTATAGCAAATATTCTATAAGTAAAAATAACGATAGTATTCAAAATCAAAAAATAACTATTAACTATTTGTTAGCTTTAAATAACTCTATAATGGATTTATCAGAGGAGTTGGATAAGTCAACAAATGAACTTGAAAAAGCTAGAAAGCAGCTTATAGACAAACAGATAGAAAGAAAATCATTAGAAAAATTAAAAGAAAAAAAGTATGGACAGTACTATAAAGAAGCAAATTTAAAAGAACAAAACACTAATGATGAGTTTGCAAGTATGAGTTATTTGAGAAATAGACAAGTTCTATAA
- a CDS encoding OmpA family protein, with translation MARKKNKKKDEINPDAWLATYSDTITLILTFFVLLYATSVVDMEKFKNIADALKGQFSGMSMFSTGSSTSEKSPIDSVLVDKNDKSNLEQDLKDKVNNSNLQNSVTVKDDSRGVLLELDDSILFDSGISELKVNSKATLNKVYDMIKMMKNKIVIEGHTDNVPVKSSTHESNWDLSSSRAVSVVRYFVEEKGMDPKLFSATGCGEYQPLVSNETAKGRAENRRVNILITID, from the coding sequence ATGGCGCGTAAAAAAAATAAGAAAAAGGATGAGATAAATCCAGATGCATGGTTAGCTACTTATTCAGATACAATAACACTAATTCTTACATTTTTCGTATTATTGTATGCAACATCAGTTGTAGATATGGAAAAATTCAAAAATATAGCAGATGCGTTAAAAGGTCAATTTTCTGGGATGAGTATGTTTAGTACAGGTTCAAGTACAAGTGAAAAATCTCCAATAGATAGTGTTTTGGTAGATAAAAATGATAAGTCAAATTTAGAACAGGATTTAAAAGATAAGGTTAATAATTCTAACTTACAAAATAGTGTAACAGTTAAAGATGATAGTAGAGGGGTTTTACTAGAGCTAGATGATTCAATTTTATTTGACTCTGGGATTTCTGAGTTAAAAGTCAATAGTAAAGCTACTCTCAATAAAGTATATGACATGATAAAAATGATGAAAAATAAGATAGTTATAGAAGGCCATACTGATAATGTACCTGTAAAATCAAGTACACATGAATCCAATTGGGATTTATCTTCTAGTAGAGCAGTAAGTGTTGTAAGATACTTTGTAGAAGAAAAGGGCATGGACCCTAAGCTATTTTCGGCAACAGGATGTGGAGAGTATCAACCTTTGGTATCAAATGAAACAGCAAAGGGAAGAGCTGAGAATAGAAGAGTTAATATACTTATAACTATTGACTAG
- a CDS encoding flagellar basal body-associated FliL family protein: MFKNKKIIIIILILIILSAGAGFFILGEGGNKQVNKIMSLFIPTGKVKDEVKTENLDLEEMILKLADEGVRYLKVSITVSYDSSYKDIEKNTPLIRDNIINCFMAKRADDFTAENLNNIKEEIKNILNTRLGENVIQSIYFTNIVVQ, translated from the coding sequence TTGTTCAAAAATAAAAAAATTATTATAATTATTTTGATACTGATTATTCTCTCAGCAGGAGCAGGGTTTTTTATATTAGGTGAAGGTGGAAATAAACAAGTTAACAAGATTATGAGTTTGTTTATTCCAACAGGAAAAGTTAAAGATGAAGTAAAGACAGAAAATCTTGACTTAGAAGAAATGATACTTAAACTAGCTGATGAAGGTGTAAGATATCTAAAAGTATCAATAACTGTATCTTATGATTCTTCATATAAAGATATAGAAAAAAATACACCTTTAATTAGGGATAATATCATAAATTGCTTTATGGCAAAAAGAGCAGATGATTTTACTGCTGAAAATTTAAATAACATAAAAGAAGAAATAAAAAATATATTAAATACACGCCTAGGTGAAAATGTAATTCAAAGTATATATTTCACAAATATAGTAGTGCAATAA
- a CDS encoding flagellar FlbD family protein, which produces MIRVTDLNGRSYILNSDLIVRIDSVPESRILLTTGEKNLVKESVDEIVDKVIKYKRKINVGYIRSEK; this is translated from the coding sequence ATGATAAGAGTAACAGATTTAAACGGAAGAAGCTACATATTAAATTCAGATCTTATTGTGAGAATTGACTCTGTGCCAGAAAGTAGAATCCTCCTTACAACAGGAGAAAAAAATCTTGTAAAAGAGTCAGTAGATGAGATAGTAGATAAAGTAATAAAATATAAAAGAAAAATAAATGTAGGTTATATTAGGAGCGAAAAATAA
- the fliQ gene encoding flagellar biosynthesis protein FliQ, with protein MSEFMIMSVLKNGMFTGAMIAAPVLIVSLVVGLLISVFQATTQIQEQTLTFVPKLIAILLVVAIGGSWMLHTLTGFTSEIFNMISLITK; from the coding sequence ATGAGTGAATTTATGATAATGAGTGTTCTTAAAAATGGTATGTTTACAGGGGCTATGATTGCAGCTCCAGTACTCATTGTTTCTCTTGTAGTTGGGCTTTTAATAAGCGTGTTTCAAGCTACAACTCAAATTCAAGAGCAAACATTGACATTTGTACCAAAGCTAATAGCAATTCTCTTAGTAGTAGCTATCGGTGGAAGCTGGATGTTACATACTCTTACTGGCTTTACTTCTGAGATATTCAATATGATATCTCTTATAACTAAATAA
- a CDS encoding flagellar hook-length control protein FliK yields the protein MKIQADSYNIIKDIGDKKSSSKNKNIKNNKFEDNLYKATDNKNVKDRRETSKQNVSSNKPENSDNECHLDEDKSNHLEDESTYEKDCSKNNDILQQLLNLLKNNDKKDKDINSILDNIEKLNISDELKQELKLYKNILNKIANQNSELNKANMNNSDDMQNLDIMKLRELLDNNANENFEVISKTTENDTKSIDLYNFDSNRMDNLNSNKQRDDSSNILEKLAGVNGNKSGNFGQAINKSVDINKIKNDNVNLKQIESNVMDDSIRAIKHMKTNDIQELTIKLRPKELGDMNIQLLKDGESMRAVVTVFNKDVFDSINKNITDLKQHLELTNVNIKDVSVQMHSDNRSTSDTFDKAFEQQNRQNKQENMNKQGTNNKHNNIVIEDEIKENIIDDDRVDLLA from the coding sequence ATGAAGATACAAGCAGATTCTTATAATATTATTAAAGATATTGGGGATAAAAAAAGTTCATCTAAGAATAAAAATATAAAAAATAATAAATTTGAAGATAATCTATATAAGGCAACAGACAATAAAAACGTTAAAGATAGAAGAGAAACAAGCAAGCAAAATGTCAGTTCAAATAAACCGGAAAATAGTGATAATGAATGTCATTTAGATGAAGATAAAAGTAATCACTTAGAGGATGAAAGTACATATGAAAAAGATTGCAGTAAGAATAATGATATTTTACAACAATTATTGAATCTTTTAAAAAATAATGATAAAAAAGATAAAGATATAAACTCTATATTGGATAATATAGAAAAACTAAACATATCAGATGAATTAAAACAAGAACTTAAACTTTATAAGAATATATTGAATAAGATTGCAAATCAAAATTCAGAGCTAAATAAGGCTAATATGAATAATTCTGATGACATGCAAAATTTAGACATAATGAAGTTGAGAGAACTTTTAGATAATAATGCTAACGAAAATTTTGAAGTAATTAGTAAAACTACAGAAAATGATACTAAAAGTATAGATTTGTATAATTTTGATAGCAATAGAATGGACAATCTTAACTCAAATAAGCAAAGAGATGATAGTTCTAATATTTTGGAAAAACTAGCAGGAGTCAATGGAAATAAGAGCGGGAATTTTGGTCAAGCAATAAATAAAAGTGTTGATATTAATAAAATTAAAAATGATAATGTCAATTTAAAACAGATAGAATCAAATGTAATGGACGATTCTATAAGAGCCATTAAACATATGAAAACAAATGATATACAAGAATTGACAATTAAATTAAGACCAAAAGAATTAGGAGATATGAACATACAATTGCTAAAAGATGGTGAAAGTATGAGAGCTGTTGTGACTGTTTTCAACAAAGATGTATTTGACTCTATAAATAAGAATATAACAGATTTAAAGCAACACCTTGAACTTACAAATGTAAATATAAAGGATGTATCAGTGCAAATGCATAGTGATAATAGAAGTACATCTGATACTTTTGATAAAGCATTTGAACAACAGAATAGACAAAATAAGCAAGAAAATATGAATAAGCAAGGTACAAATAATAAGCATAACAATATCGTTATAGAAGATGAGATTAAAGAAAATATTATTGATGATGATAGAGTAGATTTATTAGCTTAA
- a CDS encoding flagellar hook-basal body complex protein, with protein sequence MIKAMYSGVSGMKANQTKLDVIGNNVANAGTTSFKKSSARISDSFYQTMLYASAPTAALGGTNLGQVGVGSKISSINKDMTQGNVQATNRRSDLMIDGDGYFPVVRQGTVMYTRDGSFNLDTGFTAKDGALKDIKGGRLTNGEGYMLQGEIYDGKYDDATGNFTPVGDAKGKEPIVIPLQNIAPDGTVQNVLEYTISKDGTVEFLLSNGQRTQFIYEVPDDAKVGDKPGTDTSKGTIQKVQIYAFQNPAGLDAAGGNLFKPSANSGDPQIAGATGTIVQGAIEASNVDIAEEFTEMIIASRSFQANSKVISTSDEILQEIINLKR encoded by the coding sequence ATGATAAAAGCAATGTATTCAGGTGTAAGTGGCATGAAAGCAAATCAAACAAAGCTAGATGTAATAGGTAACAATGTAGCAAATGCAGGGACTACTTCTTTTAAGAAAAGTTCTGCTAGAATATCAGATTCATTTTATCAAACTATGCTATATGCAAGTGCCCCAACAGCTGCATTAGGGGGAACAAACTTAGGACAAGTAGGTGTAGGTAGTAAGATATCAAGCATAAATAAAGACATGACACAAGGAAATGTACAAGCAACTAATAGACGATCAGATTTAATGATAGATGGAGATGGGTATTTTCCAGTGGTAAGGCAAGGTACAGTTATGTATACAAGAGATGGGTCTTTTAACTTAGATACAGGATTTACAGCAAAAGATGGTGCTTTGAAGGATATTAAGGGTGGAAGACTTACAAATGGTGAGGGGTATATGTTACAAGGTGAGATTTATGATGGTAAGTATGATGATGCTACAGGTAACTTTACTCCGGTTGGTGATGCAAAAGGAAAAGAACCTATTGTAATACCACTTCAAAATATAGCTCCAGATGGTACTGTTCAAAACGTCTTAGAATACACTATCTCGAAAGATGGTACTGTAGAGTTTTTATTAAGTAATGGTCAGAGAACTCAGTTTATATATGAAGTTCCTGATGATGCTAAAGTAGGAGATAAACCTGGAACAGATACATCAAAAGGAACTATTCAAAAAGTACAAATATATGCATTCCAAAATCCAGCAGGGTTAGATGCAGCTGGAGGAAACTTATTCAAACCGTCAGCAAACTCAGGAGACCCACAAATAGCAGGAGCTACAGGAACAATAGTACAAGGAGCTATAGAAGCTTCAAATGTAGATATAGCAGAAGAATTTACAGAAATGATAATAGCAAGTAGGTCTTTCCAAGCAAACAGTAAAGTAATATCGACGTCAGATGAGATACTTCAAGAAATAATAAATCTTAAGAGATAG
- a CDS encoding flagellar assembly protein FliH, with protein MTLLNNKIIKSKKASYKGVLDLTIIDKVRVGESNVNKDNDCRFRDEVIKEAIESAEIKKNEILEEARINAQNIEKQAYEKGYSQGQKNGYEDGYKESYNEYTQKAKDEADFIKNQANLILLQANEKMTDYIKEKNKEIIRLAINIASSVLKKHFEDEESMSDLLKQIIQDYEGSSSFIVRCNSFYKDNIEKEFELFKEETSLKSSVFVIADDSIDKGNAIIQKENGRIIVGIDCAMEKLKEELLGE; from the coding sequence ATGACTTTGTTGAATAATAAAATTATTAAAAGTAAAAAAGCATCGTATAAAGGAGTACTAGATTTAACCATAATAGATAAAGTTAGAGTGGGAGAATCAAACGTAAACAAAGATAATGACTGTAGATTTAGAGATGAGGTAATAAAAGAAGCTATAGAATCTGCTGAGATAAAAAAGAATGAGATATTAGAAGAAGCAAGAATAAATGCACAAAATATAGAAAAACAAGCGTATGAAAAAGGGTATAGTCAAGGTCAAAAAAATGGATATGAGGATGGATATAAAGAGTCATACAATGAATATACCCAAAAAGCTAAAGATGAAGCAGATTTTATAAAAAATCAGGCAAATTTAATCTTATTACAAGCTAATGAGAAGATGACTGATTACATAAAAGAGAAAAATAAAGAGATTATAAGACTTGCTATTAATATAGCTAGTTCTGTTCTAAAAAAGCACTTTGAAGATGAAGAATCTATGAGTGATTTATTAAAGCAAATCATTCAAGATTATGAAGGGAGTAGTTCATTCATAGTAAGATGTAATTCTTTCTATAAAGATAATATAGAGAAAGAATTTGAATTATTCAAAGAAGAAACATCATTAAAGTCAAGTGTATTTGTTATTGCAGATGATAGTATAGATAAAGGAAATGCTATCATCCAAAAGGAAAATGGAAGAATAATAGTTGGTATCGATTGTGCTATGGAAAAACTAAAAGAAGAATTGCTTGGTGAATAA
- the fliI gene encoding flagellar protein export ATPase FliI: protein MYKTDIYIDFDKINKKIENLELTISEGRVKKIIGLTVEVEGIKAFVGELCVIYNQVNKPVNCEVVGFKDKEVILMALGELTLIAPGCKVISKGIPLSVMCSDNLLGKVLDGLGNPIDNSDVVLGDRYNLNNEPPDPMKRKKIRNIMETGVRAIDAFTTCGEGQRIGIFAGSGVGKSTTLGMIARNAKADVNVIALIGERGREVLDFIDKDLGEEGMKKSVVVCATSDKAPLVRLKGALTATAIAEYFRDQDKKVILMMDSVTRFAMAQREVGIAIGEPPAQKGYTPSVFAILPKLMERTGTSDKGSITAFYTVLVDGDDFNEPIADTTRGILDGHIVLSRDLANKNHYPSIDVLNSLSRLMNEIASKEDIKIASLARDMLAEYREAEDLINIGAYASGTNKKIDEAIYYHEHIINFLKQGINEKSSFNETISSLRSIFE, encoded by the coding sequence ATGTATAAAACTGATATATATATAGACTTTGATAAAATAAATAAGAAAATAGAAAATTTAGAACTCACTATATCAGAAGGTAGAGTTAAAAAGATAATAGGGCTTACTGTAGAAGTTGAAGGGATAAAAGCTTTTGTTGGGGAGCTATGTGTTATATATAATCAAGTTAATAAACCGGTGAATTGTGAAGTAGTGGGTTTTAAAGATAAAGAAGTCATATTAATGGCGTTGGGAGAATTAACATTGATAGCGCCTGGTTGTAAAGTTATTTCTAAGGGGATACCTTTAAGTGTTATGTGTAGTGATAATTTACTAGGTAAAGTACTTGATGGTCTTGGAAATCCTATAGACAACTCAGACGTTGTTTTAGGAGATAGATACAACTTGAACAATGAACCTCCTGACCCAATGAAGAGAAAAAAGATACGAAATATAATGGAAACAGGTGTAAGAGCAATAGATGCATTTACTACTTGTGGTGAAGGGCAGAGAATAGGCATATTTGCAGGAAGTGGAGTAGGTAAGAGTACGACTCTAGGTATGATTGCTAGAAATGCAAAAGCAGATGTAAATGTAATTGCCCTTATTGGAGAAAGAGGGAGAGAAGTACTAGATTTTATTGATAAAGATTTAGGTGAAGAGGGAATGAAAAAATCTGTTGTTGTATGTGCAACATCAGATAAAGCCCCTTTGGTTAGGTTAAAAGGTGCTCTTACTGCTACTGCAATAGCAGAGTATTTTAGAGACCAGGATAAAAAAGTAATACTTATGATGGATTCAGTAACTAGATTTGCTATGGCACAAAGAGAAGTTGGTATAGCAATAGGAGAGCCACCAGCTCAAAAAGGATATACACCATCTGTATTTGCCATTTTGCCAAAACTTATGGAGAGAACCGGGACATCAGATAAAGGTTCTATAACTGCATTTTATACAGTACTAGTTGATGGAGATGACTTTAATGAGCCAATAGCAGATACCACAAGAGGGATACTTGATGGTCATATAGTTTTATCTAGAGATTTGGCAAATAAGAATCATTATCCGTCTATAGATGTATTGAATAGTTTAAGTAGGCTTATGAATGAGATTGCCTCAAAAGAAGATATAAAAATAGCATCACTTGCAAGAGATATGCTTGCTGAGTATAGAGAAGCAGAAGATTTGATAAATATAGGTGCATATGCTTCAGGTACAAATAAAAAAATAGATGAGGCAATTTATTATCATGAGCATATTATTAATTTTTTAAAACAAGGGATAAATGAAAAGAGTTCTTTTAATGAAACTATAAGTAGTTTGAGAAGCATCTTTGAATAA
- a CDS encoding flagellar biosynthesis protein FlgD yields MYGVATAFAGTQGNYRSNNLSQLERNINDIANKQVRSKGNQTVTDNGTPIIGQGDDADKDLFMKILVAQMGNQDPMNPQDPTEYVSQLAQFATLEKMSAINDKLDVLLALSNSTLINSTLSMATSLIGKEVEVSGEEEEDENIVGVVKSTYIKDGEVHLELKVDGNDETVDVKYEKLLKIGEVNTTSDEEESSPEEA; encoded by the coding sequence ATGTACGGAGTAGCAACAGCATTCGCAGGTACTCAAGGAAACTATAGGTCAAATAACTTAAGTCAACTTGAAAGAAATATTAATGATATTGCTAATAAACAAGTTAGAAGTAAAGGGAATCAGACAGTAACAGATAATGGGACTCCAATTATTGGACAAGGTGATGATGCTGATAAAGACTTGTTTATGAAGATACTTGTAGCACAGATGGGTAATCAAGACCCAATGAATCCACAAGACCCAACAGAGTATGTATCACAATTAGCACAGTTTGCAACTTTAGAAAAGATGTCAGCTATAAATGATAAGCTAGATGTACTTTTAGCCTTAAGTAACTCCACTCTAATAAACTCCACTTTGAGTATGGCAACATCACTAATTGGCAAAGAAGTAGAAGTATCTGGAGAAGAGGAAGAAGATGAAAACATTGTAGGTGTAGTAAAGTCTACATACATAAAAGATGGAGAGGTACACTTAGAATTAAAGGTAGATGGAAATGATGAAACTGTAGATGTTAAATATGAAAAATTACTTAAAATAGGAGAAGTAAACACAACTTCAGATGAAGAAGAAAGTTCTCCAGAAGAAGCATAA
- a CDS encoding FliO/MopB family protein has product MVLYLLKILICIPIILILIVLSLKISQGTLLKKYNDKYVKILDIVSISKNNSIIILKMGEEGCIMASSSSSMNKIKDLTKEEISKIEDDIKERNFKIQDFKMERIKMKYDFSRYIGKFTKKEDK; this is encoded by the coding sequence ATGGTACTTTATTTATTAAAGATATTAATATGTATCCCAATAATTTTAATATTGATAGTCTTATCTTTAAAAATTAGCCAAGGAACTTTATTAAAAAAATACAATGATAAGTATGTAAAAATATTAGATATTGTAAGTATAAGTAAAAACAATAGCATAATAATTTTAAAAATGGGTGAAGAAGGATGCATTATGGCATCTTCTTCCTCTAGTATGAATAAAATAAAAGACTTAACCAAAGAAGAAATATCAAAAATAGAAGACGACATTAAAGAAAGAAATTTTAAAATTCAAGATTTTAAAATGGAAAGAATCAAAATGAAATATGATTTCAGTAGATATATTGGAAAATTTACAAAAAAGGAAGATAAGTAA
- a CDS encoding MotA/TolQ/ExbB proton channel family protein, which produces MKKTDSLTFIGLILSTVLVLVGAAKGSSSGLKNFYDFSSILITVLGSFGALMITFTIDDIKLMKNALQYSFKTMSISKLDLLEQFKTLSKKARKEGLLSIENDVMEIEDPFMKKGLELCIDGLEINEIRSILELEIDSVEDTNNRYSKLFKTWGTFAPAFGMLGTLIGLIQMLADLTSPDLIASGMGKALITTFYGSLLANIALNPIAYNIDAKSEKEIYVKEMMLEGIISIQSGESSIVVEERLATYLSSNERLEIMTSNKNTERAMSNGA; this is translated from the coding sequence ATGAAAAAAACAGATTCACTGACATTTATTGGACTAATATTATCTACAGTATTAGTTCTAGTTGGTGCCGCAAAAGGAAGTAGTTCAGGTTTAAAGAATTTTTATGATTTTTCATCAATATTAATTACAGTGCTTGGGTCATTTGGAGCGCTAATGATTACATTTACTATAGATGATATAAAACTTATGAAAAATGCATTACAGTACTCATTTAAAACAATGAGTATATCAAAATTAGATTTATTGGAACAATTTAAAACACTTTCTAAAAAAGCTAGAAAAGAAGGTCTTTTATCAATAGAAAACGATGTAATGGAAATAGAAGACCCATTTATGAAGAAAGGATTAGAGTTATGTATTGATGGTCTGGAAATCAATGAGATAAGGTCCATCTTAGAACTAGAAATAGACTCTGTTGAAGATACAAATAACAGATACTCTAAACTATTTAAAACTTGGGGTACTTTTGCACCTGCATTTGGGATGTTGGGTACGCTAATAGGTCTTATACAAATGCTAGCTGACCTTACATCTCCAGATTTAATAGCATCTGGTATGGGAAAGGCATTAATTACGACATTTTATGGTTCTTTACTTGCCAATATCGCTTTAAACCCAATTGCATATAATATAGATGCAAAGAGCGAAAAAGAAATTTACGTAAAGGAAATGATGCTAGAAGGCATAATAAGCATACAATCTGGAGAAAGCAGTATAGTAGTTGAGGAGCGTTTAGCAACATACCTTTCAAGCAACGAGAGACTAGAAATTATGACATCCAATAAAAATACAGAAAGAGCAATGAGCAATGGCGCGTAA
- the fliG gene encoding flagellar motor switch protein FliG, which yields MSTEITNVNAFDLSDISESDKNEKIEGEGLKKAAVLLMTLGPSVSSDIIKSLPDKQVQKIGLEIANISSIASKERREILKEFVEINRAKDYVIEGGLEYARELLSNALGNAKANKLLEGISINTSTKPFKHIIKLDVKKILEIIRNESAQTIAILLAHMEPENGAEVLAYLDLDLQNEVAMRISSMGSISPEVIKVIEHSLEAKLHSMGSDDFKDYGGVSTLVQILINSDRKTEKNILRTIEEKDPALAAQIKSHIFIFEDIVKLDDISIQKVLKEVTMKDLVYALKGVDDAISDAIYRNQSSRAADALKEEMEMVGVIKVTQIEAAQQKIVNSVRKLEKEGAITIVRNFGDDFVE from the coding sequence GTGTCCACGGAAATTACAAATGTTAATGCGTTTGACTTAAGTGATATAAGTGAAAGTGATAAGAATGAAAAGATAGAAGGTGAGGGTTTAAAAAAAGCTGCTGTACTATTAATGACATTAGGCCCAAGTGTGTCTAGTGATATAATAAAAAGCCTGCCTGATAAACAAGTTCAAAAAATAGGTTTGGAAATTGCAAATATTTCTTCAATAGCTTCAAAAGAAAGAAGAGAAATCTTAAAAGAGTTTGTAGAAATAAATAGAGCAAAAGATTATGTTATAGAAGGTGGGCTTGAATATGCAAGAGAGCTGTTAAGTAATGCTTTGGGAAACGCTAAAGCAAATAAATTACTTGAAGGTATATCAATAAATACGAGTACAAAGCCTTTTAAACATATTATAAAACTAGATGTAAAGAAGATATTAGAAATAATTAGAAATGAAAGTGCACAGACTATAGCCATTTTACTTGCACATATGGAACCTGAAAATGGGGCAGAGGTTTTAGCATATTTAGATCTTGATTTACAAAATGAGGTAGCTATGAGAATAAGTTCAATGGGTTCAATATCTCCAGAAGTGATAAAAGTAATTGAACATTCATTAGAAGCTAAATTACATTCAATGGGTAGTGATGATTTTAAGGATTATGGAGGGGTATCTACTTTAGTACAAATATTGATTAACTCTGATAGAAAAACAGAAAAGAATATTTTGAGAACTATTGAAGAAAAAGACCCAGCTTTAGCAGCACAAATTAAATCTCATATATTTATCTTTGAAGATATTGTCAAGCTGGATGATATAAGTATACAAAAAGTGCTAAAAGAAGTAACTATGAAAGATTTAGTATATGCCTTAAAAGGTGTGGATGATGCGATTTCAGATGCTATATATAGAAATCAATCTTCTAGGGCAGCAGATGCACTTAAAGAAGAGATGGAAATGGTTGGTGTTATAAAGGTTACACAGATTGAGGCTGCTCAACAAAAGATAGTAAATAGCGTAAGAAAACTTGAAAAAGAAGGTGCCATAACTATTGTAAGGAATTTTGGTGATGACTTTGTTGAATAA